One Leopardus geoffroyi isolate Oge1 chromosome C1, O.geoffroyi_Oge1_pat1.0, whole genome shotgun sequence DNA segment encodes these proteins:
- the LEXM gene encoding lymphocyte expansion molecule isoform X1, with protein sequence MGTKWFSGAPFGVQSHRFDVSAIYPNRKKLSTFTEAPYSRLHSVQMSHIGPGTYGYQETCFSKKKLSKEVGTGWARTQEATRLTQLPHFQYEAIMKEKRLQKEKLGPGSYNLKDFLEQLQQKPCSTRGLLSSGETRFRGLVGNYYPGPGNYGVNGNPYTKLEEKAQNRSQVLMCRMTSRPLLLAHEGSGLAPGTYSFKSGIETYLARSMGTRGPYDIFSGDRSKPQPYGHYSVQKKKPRELMNFTTFVEELNSRHNKKRGVFSKIPRNPETPTERIYWATLSQCPRKLATSGPGSWLPPKKECKHVNQPPFLLSSKRMGKEAYQMILGSWNPVGVGRYLNTWLMETKDQRQRYRSLYLVGSKRYPSDPAWDRIMQERITPFTKGKWPPTVDYNSDPTPYSCI encoded by the exons ATGGGCACCAAGTGGTTCAGCGGGGCACCCTTCGGGGTGCAGAGCCACAG GTTTGATGTCTCCGCCATCTACCCCAATAGGAAGAAACTCAGCACCTTCACTGAGGCCCCCTACTCCAGGCTTCATTCTGTGCAGATG TCCCACATAGGACCTGGAACCTATGGCTACCAGGAGACCTGCTTCAGCAAGAAGAAACTCAGCAAGGAGGTGGGCACAGGCTGGGCCAGGACCCAGGAAGCCACCCGGCTGACCCAGCTGCCCCACTTCCAGTACGAGGCCATCATGAAAGAGAAGCGGTTGCAG aaggagaagctgGGGCCCGGCTCCTACAACCTCAAAGACTTCTTAGAACAGCTGCAGCAGAAACCGTGCAGCACCCGGGGGCTGCTCAGCTCGGGGGAGACCCGCTTCCGTGGCCTCGTTGGG AACTACTATCCAGGCCCTGGAAATTACGGGGTGAACGGTAACCCATACACAAAGCTGGAGGAGAAAGCCCAGAACCGTTCTCAGGTCCTCATGTGCAGGATGACCAGCAGGCCACTCCTCTTGGCTCATGAG GGGAGTGGTCTGGCACCAGGCACCTACTCCTTCAAAAGTGGCATTGAGACCTACCTGGCACGATCCATGGGCACCCGCGGCCCCTACGACATTTTCTCCGGTGACCGAAGCAAGCCCCAGCCTTATGGACATTACTCTGTGCAG aaaaaaaagccCAGGGAACTGATGAATTTTACGACCTTCGTGGAAGAGCTTAACTCGCGGCACAATAAGAAGCGTGGGGTTTTTTCGAAAATTCCTCGCAACCCGGAAACCCCGACGGAGAGGATTTACTGGGCGACCCTTAGCCAGTGCCCCCGAAAACTA GCCACGTCTGGTCCCGGTTCGTGGCTTCCTCCAAAGAAGGAATGCAAACACGTCAACCAGCCACCATTCCTGCTGTCTTCCAAGCGGATGGGCAAAGAGGCCTACCAGATGATTCTGGGAAGCTGG AACCCCGTAGGTGTGGGCCGCTACCTCAACACCTGGCTGATGGAGACGAAGGACCAACGGCAGCGGTATCGGTCTCTGTACCTGGTTGGATCCAAGCGCTACCCCTCTGACCCGGCCTGGGACAGGATCATGCA
- the LEXM gene encoding lymphocyte expansion molecule isoform X2 has translation MGTKWFSGAPFGVQSHRFDVSAIYPNRKKLSTFTEAPYSRLHSVQMSHIGPGTYGYQETCFSKKKLSKEVGTGWARTQEATRLTQLPHFQYEAIMKEKRLQKEKLGPGSYNLKDFLEQLQQKPCSTRGLLSSGETRFRGLVGNYYPGPGNYGVNGNPYTKLEEKAQNRSQVLMCRMTSRPLLLAHEGSGLAPGTYSFKSGIETYLARSMGTRGPYDIFSGDRSKPQPYGHYSVQKKKPRELMNFTTFVEELNSRHNKKRGVFSKIPRNPETPTERIYWATLSQCPRKLATSGPGSWLPPKKECKHVNQPPFLLSSKRMGKEAYQMILGSWNPVGVGRYLNTWLMETKDQRQRYRSLYLVGSKRYPSDPAWDRIMQ, from the exons ATGGGCACCAAGTGGTTCAGCGGGGCACCCTTCGGGGTGCAGAGCCACAG GTTTGATGTCTCCGCCATCTACCCCAATAGGAAGAAACTCAGCACCTTCACTGAGGCCCCCTACTCCAGGCTTCATTCTGTGCAGATG TCCCACATAGGACCTGGAACCTATGGCTACCAGGAGACCTGCTTCAGCAAGAAGAAACTCAGCAAGGAGGTGGGCACAGGCTGGGCCAGGACCCAGGAAGCCACCCGGCTGACCCAGCTGCCCCACTTCCAGTACGAGGCCATCATGAAAGAGAAGCGGTTGCAG aaggagaagctgGGGCCCGGCTCCTACAACCTCAAAGACTTCTTAGAACAGCTGCAGCAGAAACCGTGCAGCACCCGGGGGCTGCTCAGCTCGGGGGAGACCCGCTTCCGTGGCCTCGTTGGG AACTACTATCCAGGCCCTGGAAATTACGGGGTGAACGGTAACCCATACACAAAGCTGGAGGAGAAAGCCCAGAACCGTTCTCAGGTCCTCATGTGCAGGATGACCAGCAGGCCACTCCTCTTGGCTCATGAG GGGAGTGGTCTGGCACCAGGCACCTACTCCTTCAAAAGTGGCATTGAGACCTACCTGGCACGATCCATGGGCACCCGCGGCCCCTACGACATTTTCTCCGGTGACCGAAGCAAGCCCCAGCCTTATGGACATTACTCTGTGCAG aaaaaaaagccCAGGGAACTGATGAATTTTACGACCTTCGTGGAAGAGCTTAACTCGCGGCACAATAAGAAGCGTGGGGTTTTTTCGAAAATTCCTCGCAACCCGGAAACCCCGACGGAGAGGATTTACTGGGCGACCCTTAGCCAGTGCCCCCGAAAACTA GCCACGTCTGGTCCCGGTTCGTGGCTTCCTCCAAAGAAGGAATGCAAACACGTCAACCAGCCACCATTCCTGCTGTCTTCCAAGCGGATGGGCAAAGAGGCCTACCAGATGATTCTGGGAAGCTGG AACCCCGTAGGTGTGGGCCGCTACCTCAACACCTGGCTGATGGAGACGAAGGACCAACGGCAGCGGTATCGGTCTCTGTACCTGGTTGGATCCAAGCGCTACCCCTCTGACCCGGCCTGGGACAGGATCATGCA ATGA